In one Leptogranulimonas caecicola genomic region, the following are encoded:
- the obgE gene encoding GTPase ObgE, translating to MPQFTDVSRINVCGGNGGAGCMSFRREAHVPKGGPDGGDGGDGGDVILVADPQLSSLIDYRYKHHFRATRGTHGQGARKHGANGDDLFLRVPLGTQVRELDPETMEPLYEIADLTQPGDRVVVAPGGKGGRGNIHFVTSVRRAPAFAEKGEPARDHWIELEMKLMADAALVGMPSVGKSSLIAHMSAARPKIADYPFTTLVPNLGVVSVGDDSFVAADVPGLIEGASQGKGLGHEFLRHIERTALIIHVVDVTGGFEGRDPVEDYEIINGELAAHGPELADRPMIVVANKVDMPNTSEAVARLRERALADGHEFYAVSAVTGAGIRELEHGAARQVHELRSAIVGSPEPRSFTPIWEERRQKHDRQIRITNLGGGVWRASGTNLERMVVQTDWDNEEAVTYLQHRFGRMGFDDLLAKAGVKGGDEVRVLDFAFEYEGAPEEDEEMASEDEAEALCFEVDDSEQEA from the coding sequence ATGCCTCAATTTACCGATGTTTCTCGAATCAATGTCTGCGGCGGCAACGGCGGTGCAGGCTGCATGAGCTTCCGTCGTGAAGCCCACGTGCCCAAGGGCGGTCCCGATGGCGGCGATGGCGGCGATGGCGGCGACGTCATCCTAGTGGCCGACCCTCAGCTCTCATCGCTCATCGATTATCGCTACAAGCATCACTTTCGGGCTACCCGCGGCACCCATGGCCAAGGCGCGCGCAAGCATGGCGCCAATGGCGACGACCTCTTCTTGCGAGTTCCCCTGGGTACCCAGGTGCGCGAGCTCGACCCTGAGACCATGGAGCCTCTCTATGAGATCGCAGACCTCACACAGCCCGGCGATAGGGTGGTAGTGGCTCCTGGCGGCAAGGGGGGCCGGGGCAACATCCATTTTGTGACCTCGGTGCGTCGTGCACCTGCTTTTGCCGAGAAGGGCGAGCCTGCCAGGGACCATTGGATCGAGCTGGAAATGAAGCTCATGGCCGATGCCGCGCTTGTAGGCATGCCTTCCGTCGGCAAGAGCTCCCTCATCGCGCATATGAGCGCCGCTCGCCCCAAAATCGCAGACTATCCCTTTACCACCCTCGTGCCCAACCTGGGCGTGGTGTCGGTAGGGGATGACTCCTTCGTGGCAGCAGACGTTCCCGGACTGATCGAAGGTGCTAGCCAAGGCAAGGGTTTGGGCCATGAGTTCTTGCGCCATATCGAGCGCACTGCCCTTATCATTCACGTGGTAGACGTCACTGGCGGCTTTGAGGGCCGCGATCCTGTGGAGGACTACGAGATCATCAATGGCGAGCTGGCAGCCCATGGCCCCGAGCTGGCCGATCGTCCCATGATTGTGGTGGCCAACAAGGTGGATATGCCCAACACCTCAGAGGCAGTGGCTCGCCTGCGAGAGCGCGCCCTGGCAGACGGCCACGAGTTTTATGCGGTGTCAGCAGTGACCGGCGCCGGCATTCGCGAGCTTGAGCATGGGGCTGCCCGTCAGGTGCACGAGTTGCGCTCCGCCATTGTGGGATCACCCGAGCCTCGCAGCTTTACCCCTATCTGGGAAGAGCGTCGCCAAAAACACGATCGTCAAATCCGCATCACCAATCTGGGCGGTGGCGTATGGCGAGCTTCGGGCACCAACCTGGAGCGCATGGTGGTGCAAACAGACTGGGACAACGAGGAGGCGGTGACCTACCTGCAGCATCGCTTTGGACGCATGGGCTTCGACGACCTACTGGCCAAAGCTGGCGTCAAGGGAGGCGACGAGGTTCGTGTCCTCGATTTCGCCTTCGAATATGAGGGCGCCCCAGAGGAGGATGAAGAAATGGCTTCAGAGGACGAGGCCGAGGCTCTGTGCTTTGAGGTCGACGACTCAGAGCAGGAGGCCTAA